A DNA window from Parabacteroides johnsonii DSM 18315 contains the following coding sequences:
- a CDS encoding alkaline phosphatase: protein MKIGKLIFALAFLLLFADASMAAKWKAKHVVLIGLDGWGAYSVDKADMPNVKKLMAEGSYTLKKRSVLPSSSAVNWASMYMGAGPELHGYTEWGSQTPDLPSRVVNKNGIFPTIFSLLRESDPKAEIGCICEWAGIRYVCDTLALSYDKNITDKPQNPATAKCAVEYIKRAHPALVNIVFDEPDHVGHAEGHDTPAYYEKLKELDGYIGQIIQAVKDAGLLDETIFIVTADHGGIKKGHGGKTMEEMETAFIIAGKGIKKGYEFQESMMQFDCASTIAYIFGLKQPQVWIGRPMVQVFK from the coding sequence ATGAAAATAGGAAAATTGATTTTTGCATTGGCATTTCTACTGTTGTTTGCCGATGCTTCGATGGCTGCCAAGTGGAAAGCCAAACATGTAGTTTTGATCGGGCTGGATGGCTGGGGCGCTTATAGCGTGGACAAGGCCGATATGCCGAATGTGAAGAAGTTGATGGCAGAAGGGTCTTATACGTTGAAAAAACGCTCCGTCCTTCCGTCTTCCAGTGCCGTGAACTGGGCTTCCATGTATATGGGAGCGGGGCCGGAACTTCATGGTTATACGGAATGGGGATCGCAGACTCCGGATCTGCCTTCCCGTGTGGTGAATAAGAACGGTATTTTCCCGACTATATTCAGTTTGCTGCGCGAATCTGATCCGAAAGCCGAAATCGGCTGTATTTGTGAATGGGCGGGAATCCGGTATGTATGCGATACGTTGGCACTGAGCTACGATAAAAACATTACGGATAAACCTCAGAATCCGGCAACAGCCAAATGTGCAGTCGAATATATCAAGCGGGCACATCCGGCATTGGTGAATATCGTTTTCGACGAACCTGACCATGTCGGCCATGCAGAAGGCCATGATACGCCAGCCTATTATGAAAAGCTGAAAGAGCTTGACGGATATATCGGCCAGATCATTCAGGCGGTTAAGGATGCGGGCCTATTGGATGAGACGATCTTTATCGTTACGGCTGATCATGGCGGTATCAAAAAGGGACATGGCGGCAAGACAATGGAAGAAATGGAGACTGCCTTTATTATTGCCGGCAAGGGAATCAAGAAAGGTTATGAATTCCAGGAAAGCATGATGCAGTTCGACTGTGCTTCGACAATCGCTTATATCTTCGGGTTGAAACAACCGCAGGTCTGGATCGGTCGTCCGATGGTTCAGGTGTTTAAGTGA